AGACTTGTGGATGATCGTGGACAATGGCACCTCCAAACCGATCGAAACCCTTGAGTGCTTCAGAGGCttcgaaatcaaaatcaaatttaaaccTTGGAATCTTGAGTTCTTTGATACCCGCCCTGTGGCTAGGAAGGACCTTGTTGTCCTTCAAGAATCCACGAGTAGAAGCTAATCTCTCCAGCATTGCAGGCAAGCCATCTTTCTCATCAGGAAGATAGATTTGCATGGAGAAATAACAACCGTCTTCTTCATAATCGCTTCCTTCTCTGTACGGTAGATCGAGGACTTTGAAACCTTCGTATACATCGAGAATGAATCTGAAGGAGTCAGTGGTCATGAAGGGCACACGTACTTTGGTTCCATCAAGAAGGTGAAAGTCGGAATCTTCTGTTAGAGATGGATCGAATTGTTTATCCCATCTTCCGTTGAAAAACAAGGCATTAGCAAATATGAGATCAGTCCAAGCAGAAACGGAGTATTGTGAAAGAAGACTAGTGATGATCGTCCATTTGTCTTCTCTTCAACCCATGAGTTCACCTCTTCAGTCACTTCATCAGCCTtttcaaatacaaacaaaacaaaataaagctaTCGACACCTATGATTTGATTTCACAATAGCCTTGTGTATACTTGACTTAGCATCTTATCTTAACATGCATGTTAGTATACTATAATCCCTAGTacgtaattttatatataaaccagcTGTACTTAACCAAGTTATACGAATGATCATGTTGGTTGAACTGGCGGAAAAATTTGGAGAAGATATACGGGAATTAGGTTACACTAACATCTCTATAATAAGATTTTCGCACATAAGCCAAGTCTAAATCTGATTAAGCACACGTCTAAGCATGTTACTATGTTACATCGTCTAAGCACGTTATAGATGAGTTAGGTTTATTTGGATCAAAGAGGACGTACCTTGGTGCGGAAGTCAACTCGATTGAAAGCAGCTTTATACGAATTCTTCAGGAGATCCTTGAAAGAAGGTTCGAAAGATACAGTCTTGTCGATCCAGACGCCATTAGCTGCCGAGATCATCGGGCCGCCACTCGCGGTGCTGTCGGCTAGGACGGCGGTAACGATCTCAGAGGAGACTGCGTTAAGCTCATCGGTCGAAGAAGCCTGGAGTAAAGAAAGAATCTGGtctgtggtggctccgggagaTCTGGCGGCGATAAAGCTGAGGATGACGTTGATTAACGCCGGGGAAAAGACGAGGTTGGAGGTTTTACCGGCGGTGGTGGCGATCACGTGCTGAGCCAACCTCAGAACGATGTCGTTTTGGTTCTCTCCTGATGACGTTTGCAGTCCCATTCTTTTACGGGGTTTGACTCCTTTCTCTTATActtctcctttgttctttttatGTGTTCAACAAACCTCCCAACACAATTACCCTATTTATAGAGTTCTCATACTtatatttctaaataaaattaatatattgataagttcataattttatctaatttaCATATTGATTGATATTACCTTATATCTAATTTGTTTGTGATCTGTCTATGATTTTTTCgtttattaataactaataaaaattaattaattaattttatttttctaatgggatgaatataattttttaaacaatttaaggttagtttcatatttttactttccaattaatatagtagaataattattttttccaaatttactACATTATCTCTAAAATTACCAAAATAGTTTTATGCATTAAAACTAAACTTTCAAAATCAAGCCTTAAACTATAAATACTAAACTATATCCCCTCAAAgctatatattaaatataaaatagagaatcaaaaaacctaaaagaaatttctaaaataaatagaaaagtaaatttagtatattatatttatgtcaAATAGTGTTTAGTTTTGGAAGTTTGTAGAATATGTAGTATAATGGTCATCGATAAGTCATCGATAAACCTTGTTTTATtgctattttaaattatttcttttgattAAATAGATTAATAGGCGGCTGATCTTAACTCAGTTGTTAAATAAAAGGTCAATTCACAAcctaatttaatattaaatttagtGTGTTCTAGTTTAGTTGGGTTTGACTGCTCTTTTTCTAATTCCACCAGAATATATAATTCACAACCAACTTGCGAAGGGGGGNNNNNNNNNNNNNNNNNNNNNNNNNNNNNNNNNNNNNNNNNNNNNNNNNNNNNNNNNNNNNNNNNNNNNNNNNNNNNNNNNNNNNNNNNNNNNNNNNNNNNNNNNNNNNNNNNNNNNNNNNNNNNNNNNNNNNNNNNNNNNNNNNNNNNNNNNNNNNNNNNNNNNNNNNNNNNNNNNNNNNNNNNNNNNNNNNNNNNNNNNNNNNNNNNNNNNNNNNNNNNNNNNNNNNNNNNNNNNNNNNNNNNNNNNNNNNNNNNNNNNNNNNNNNNNNNNNNNNNNNNNNNNNNNNNNNNNNNNNNNNNNNNNNNNNNNNNNNNNNNNNNNNNNNNNNNNNNNNNNNNNNNNNNNNNNNNNNNNNNNNNNNNNNNNNNNNNNNNNNNNNNNNNNNNNNNNNNNNNNNNNNNNNNNNNNNNNNNNNNNNNNNNNNNNNNNNNNNNNNNNNNNNNNNNNNNNNNNNNNNNNNNNNNNNNNNNNNNNNNNNNNNNNNNNNNNNNNNNNNNNNNNNNNNNNNNNNNNNNNNNNNNNNNNNNNNNNNNNNNNNNNNNNNNNNNNNNNNNNNNNNNNNNNNNNNNNNNNNNNNNNNNNggggggggggggggtattgGACTTTGAGTGAGAATCGCGTCGGTCGTCTTCCCCATCGATTCCTTCTTCAACCATGTCTTCCGGTAACATCTCTCTCTCCGTAATTCTACGTTAAATTCGTGTTGAGATATATCTATCAGTCATACAAAGTATGTGATTTGGTTTTAGGTGTTTAAAGCCTAAAAAAAAACAGGGTTCAATTGTGGTTGGGTTCATAGAGTCGTTAACTTGTTCTAGCTATCTCTTGTAATGCTTTTGTTTCTCTAGTAGATTATTGAATTTGTTGGGGGTCCTTGGCTCTCTTGCAGATGAGCTGTTTCCTAACGCTGCTTACATCAGCACACCCAGGAAATGTATCCTTGGAAAACGTCTCTCCAGCATCCACTTTGAGACAGTTGAATCCAACAGACTAGCTCTCCATGAGCTTCTCTTCACTGAGGATGCACCATGGCGAGTTTCGTCGGAAAGAGCAGTGCTTACTATCAGTCGCCCTCCGCTTATCTCTATGTCTCTAAGCCTACGGGCCATTTCCGCCGAAACGCTGAATATGTTTGGGAAATTAAAAGACTAACATCTCATTTCTTTGTGTCCCAATCAGATTGATCCTGTTTCATTCTCTGTATATTTCCCTGTGACTACTGTGTTATATGCATTTATTCTAAATGGGGACAAAGTTACTGTATCctattcctatatatattcatcgCATATCAAGATCCTATATGgtcatctttttctttggttttgggtaCTTAGGAAAAAGCCTATAAAGTAATCATGTGGCTCAACAGAGAAACCACTTGTTTCTGGTCACAGGCTACATAGTGGGAGTTAGAGTTATAGCCTGGGAACGTTTCTGGTCTAGCCACTTGTTTCTGACTGAGAAACCTGAACTCCAATTGGGAGGCATAGATGGAACAGATAATGTCAGAAAAtatggggtttttttttatttcttttaattgagAAATGAAACATCGTTAGCTATGAAATGTTCTCAGCACATTAGTATGAATGCATTGGTTGCATAAGCCTCTGTTTTTTCTTGAGAATGCAGTTCATGGCGAGATGTGAAGAGCATCGGAAGAACTCTTTGGCAGGTTTTCTTGCTATGCATAAGGAAGTGTTTATGAACCAGTCTCAGCCAATCAAAACCGTTGTAAACTCCTCCATAGGCTGTCTAGGGGGAGCTGTCTTTGGTTATACACTAGCCACTTTGTTGCCCCAAATCACAACGCATTCCCACGTAATCTTTTTCTATAATCGGATTAGTGTGACTGGAATGTACAGGCCATTTTCATTGATTTAACTTGGCGTTTGAATCTGTAGACTCTTGTTGGTGTGCCATGGGTTCAAGCTCAAGCTTTTGCTGGTGTTGCCGGTGTGTATTGTGCAATATCAGGCCTAATTGAAGGGATTAGGGGCAAAGAGAGTCTTCTCTCTGCGTAAGTTTCAAATCCAAAACCATATTTagattttcttaattatcattggtttgagttttttttaaagattattcaAATATGCAGCATGGTACCAGCAGCAGGATCTGGTGCGGCTTATTCTTTTCTAAGTCGAGATTGGCAAGGACGACCTATCAACCTTCTCTATACCGCCATTGGGTTTACTGTATATCAAGGATTATTGTATTGTGTAAGTAATTGTATACTCTATTCATAAGTCATACAATTAATGCTCTTATTATCTCATTAACCTCAATTTCTTTTACTTAGTTGTCAGATGTAATCATATCAAACCCCAAGTACAGACAAACAAGAAGTCTACTTAATAAGCTTGAGTTGGAGAAATACGAAAAAGAGTTTAAAAAGGCTAATCTGACCGATTCTACATTGATGTTGCTCACTAATGGGTATCTTTCAAagcttttagtttttctttatgTAGCTATTAGACTAATCCAGTTTGCATAAGGAAGCCAGCATTCCACCAGGGGCACGGCTTTTAAATCTACAACATATGCAGAGTTCCAAAGA
The Camelina sativa cultivar DH55 chromosome 6, Cs, whole genome shotgun sequence genome window above contains:
- the LOC104792316 gene encoding uncharacterized protein LOC104792316 — translated: MQFMARCEEHRKNSLAGFLAMHKEVFMNQSQPIKTVVNSSIGCLGGAVFGYTLATLLPQITTHSHTLVGVPWVQAQAFAGVAGVYCAISGLIEGIRGKESLLSAMVPAAGSGAAYSFLSRDWQGRPINLLYTAIGFTVYQGLLYCLSDVIISNPKYRQTRSLLNKLELEKYEKEFKKANLTDSTLMLLTNGYLSKLLVFLYVAIRLIQFA